A window from Thiosulfatimonas sediminis encodes these proteins:
- a CDS encoding FAD-dependent monooxygenase: MQNSSDVLIVGGGPIGLLLALGLGQQGMQVRLLEAQPLQDETASHSTNNAFDGRVLALSFGSIEVLHKLGVWQALKPFATAIEHVHVSQKGYLGITTLHAREMGVNALGFSVQGRDLGRVLWQAVQAQSAVEVFAPAVLEGFSDDANQPLPICAQVLLDGALQEFYARLIIGADGTQSMVRQTLGLALQEKSYDAYAVLAQIETEQHPQGWSYERFTLDGPVALLPMNGHQHKAVMVIPQTQLAEVMALDDQAYLQKFADKMGERLGGFVGISPRLAYPLKEAYVDNFTQGHALLLGNAAHTQHPVAAQGLNLGIRDIAVLLNQIEQLNLPPTQSVEQLSSQKFLQNYAALRQPDHQNVLGMTDSLISVFQHSSPLVGHLRGLGLMALQALPAVKKRFSRFAMGKG; encoded by the coding sequence ATGCAGAATAGTTCAGATGTGCTTATTGTTGGTGGTGGGCCGATCGGTCTTTTATTGGCATTGGGTTTAGGCCAGCAAGGTATGCAGGTTCGATTACTGGAAGCGCAGCCCTTGCAGGATGAAACCGCAAGCCATTCAACCAATAATGCGTTTGATGGTCGAGTACTGGCCTTATCGTTTGGCTCAATTGAAGTTTTGCATAAACTGGGCGTTTGGCAAGCGCTAAAACCCTTTGCCACTGCAATTGAACACGTGCACGTTTCGCAAAAAGGGTATTTAGGCATTACCACTCTTCATGCGCGTGAAATGGGGGTGAATGCGTTAGGTTTTAGTGTGCAAGGACGAGATTTGGGGCGTGTTTTATGGCAGGCAGTTCAAGCGCAGAGTGCCGTGGAAGTTTTTGCACCGGCTGTATTAGAGGGGTTTAGTGATGATGCTAATCAGCCGTTGCCGATTTGCGCCCAAGTTCTTCTTGATGGTGCTTTACAAGAATTTTACGCGCGTTTAATTATCGGCGCTGATGGGACTCAGTCGATGGTTCGTCAGACGCTTGGATTGGCTTTGCAAGAAAAATCGTATGATGCCTATGCGGTTTTAGCGCAAATCGAAACAGAGCAACACCCGCAGGGTTGGTCTTATGAACGGTTTACCTTGGATGGTCCTGTGGCTTTATTGCCGATGAACGGTCATCAGCATAAGGCGGTGATGGTGATTCCACAAACGCAGCTGGCAGAGGTGATGGCGCTCGATGATCAAGCTTATTTGCAGAAATTCGCTGACAAAATGGGTGAGCGTTTAGGTGGTTTTGTTGGTATTAGTCCGCGTTTGGCTTATCCGTTAAAAGAGGCGTATGTCGATAATTTTACGCAAGGGCACGCACTGTTACTAGGAAATGCCGCGCATACACAGCATCCGGTAGCCGCTCAAGGCCTGAATCTGGGGATTCGCGATATTGCGGTTTTACTCAACCAAATCGAGCAGTTAAATCTGCCGCCGACTCAGTCGGTAGAGCAGTTATCGTCCCAGAAGTTTTTACAAAATTATGCGGCGTTACGTCAACCAGACCATCAGAACGTGCTGGGTATGACCGACAGTTTGATCAGTGTTTTTCAGCATTCATCTCCTTTAGTCGGGCATTTGCGCGGCCTTGGTTTAATGGCATTGCAAGCACTGCCGGCAGTAAAAAAACGTTTTTCGCGTTTTGCAATGGGCAAAGGATAA
- a CDS encoding LysR family transcriptional regulator — MADRRLQVFHTVAKVMSFTKAAETLHMTQPAVTFQVKQLEDFFNTRLFDRTHNKITLTDAGKVVYDYADQILELYEKMNSEVRELTGEVTGTLVIGASTTIAEYMLPSLLGAFKKQYEDVNIRLQVGNTDAIVSMVENNMIDLGLVEAPVQNKNLEVDVCRIDEMQLICPLDHPLAKRDKVTVEDFRKYGYISREEGSGSRQVIDAYIREQGLSYSDLSVVMELGSPESVKMAVESDVGVAVVSRTTIVKELKLGTLKAIPLDPPILRPFSHVRQKHKFRHRAVGELLEFAINYCRARAQELGFRIPTEEEQKTMGR; from the coding sequence ATGGCTGATAGACGTCTTCAGGTATTTCATACCGTCGCGAAGGTAATGAGTTTTACCAAAGCTGCTGAGACCCTCCATATGACTCAACCTGCGGTTACCTTCCAAGTTAAGCAGTTAGAAGATTTTTTTAACACCCGCCTTTTTGACCGAACCCACAATAAAATCACCTTAACCGATGCTGGTAAAGTTGTGTATGACTATGCCGACCAAATTCTTGAACTCTATGAAAAGATGAATTCTGAAGTTCGTGAATTGACGGGTGAAGTAACCGGAACCTTAGTGATTGGTGCAAGTACGACAATTGCCGAATATATGTTGCCAAGCTTGTTGGGTGCGTTTAAAAAGCAGTATGAAGATGTCAATATTCGTCTGCAAGTGGGTAACACCGATGCGATTGTTTCAATGGTTGAGAACAATATGATTGATCTTGGCTTGGTTGAAGCGCCGGTACAGAACAAAAATTTGGAAGTGGATGTTTGTCGTATCGATGAGATGCAGTTGATTTGCCCATTGGATCATCCGCTAGCAAAACGCGATAAAGTAACGGTAGAAGATTTCCGTAAATATGGGTACATCTCTCGTGAAGAAGGTTCCGGTTCGCGTCAGGTAATTGATGCGTATATTCGTGAACAAGGTTTGAGTTACAGCGATTTGAGCGTGGTCATGGAGTTGGGTAGTCCTGAGTCTGTGAAGATGGCGGTTGAGTCCGATGTAGGGGTTGCCGTTGTATCACGTACAACCATTGTTAAAGAACTGAAGTTGGGAACGCTTAAGGCGATTCCGCTGGATCCTCCGATTTTGCGTCCGTTCTCACATGTTCGTCAGAAGCATAAATTCCGTCATCGTGCCGTGGGTGAACTGCTTGAGTTTGCTATCAATTACTGCCGCGCGCGTGCTCAAGAGTTAGGTTTCCGTATCCCGACCGAGGAAGAACAGAAGACAATGGGGCGTTAA
- a CDS encoding UPF0149 family protein, translated as MMDFQRLNEAVTPYPELESPSFLQGMLIGLLCVDSDIQESVWIRRILEEAQVKSVKESFLIALHEMFLETNKGLNGSGFELALCLPDDGDSLVMRAAMLGQLCEGLIYGVGLGGGLNEMEKTLNESVRELINDLSEIARIDVSALGELEKEADVEQIEQDLMELSEFVKVGILTLNEELNPVDAAPIMSVPDSEYQLH; from the coding sequence ATGATGGATTTTCAGCGCCTAAACGAAGCGGTAACGCCTTATCCGGAATTAGAGTCGCCGTCCTTTTTACAGGGCATGCTTATCGGCTTATTGTGTGTTGATAGTGATATTCAAGAATCGGTATGGATTCGTAGAATATTAGAAGAAGCGCAAGTTAAGTCAGTTAAAGAGTCGTTCTTGATTGCACTGCATGAGATGTTTCTTGAGACCAATAAGGGGTTAAATGGTTCCGGGTTTGAATTGGCTTTATGCCTGCCAGATGACGGGGATTCCTTGGTAATGCGCGCTGCCATGTTAGGGCAGTTATGCGAGGGATTGATTTATGGCGTAGGTCTGGGTGGTGGATTGAATGAAATGGAAAAAACATTAAATGAATCGGTACGCGAGCTGATTAATGATTTAAGCGAAATTGCCCGAATTGATGTTAGTGCTTTAGGTGAATTGGAAAAAGAGGCCGATGTTGAGCAGATTGAACAAGATTTAATGGAGTTATCTGAGTTTGTCAAAGTGGGAATTCTGACTCTAAATGAAGAATTGAACCCCGTAGATGCCGCGCCGATTATGAGTGTTCCGGATAGTGAATACCAACTTCATTAA
- a CDS encoding potassium channel family protein — protein sequence MNLKALLGVAGVHRKESPRARSVGRTFEYLVAIAVLLVFLQLVLSYTHFPIEYAWLDRVLWGVFVAELVVNLILVQDRSRYLLHNWLSVLIVLVAAPWISWQGDWALIFRALRLVLFLRFVSTFFQDVLLLLKRNRFGQILSGFAFLVIGSGGIFSYIEQRPIIDGIWYALVTITTVGYGDVVPLTQEGRIFGSVLIVFGVMFFSLVTANFSAFLIGSDQRKLEREILNYVRQTEKRLATQSLQNEKHVESIMLHSTQQIDRLKEELHRYRALEEYLLDMQQKADPVPEEFTTLKESSDQPSISNEGRANPYSHVGPSPFSSPHLSALQDIEHELLSVKRKLR from the coding sequence ATGAATTTAAAAGCTCTATTAGGTGTTGCTGGCGTTCATCGAAAAGAGAGTCCGCGCGCGCGCAGTGTTGGACGCACTTTTGAATATTTGGTGGCGATTGCGGTCCTTCTGGTTTTTTTGCAGCTGGTACTTTCCTATACCCATTTTCCAATAGAATACGCTTGGTTGGACAGGGTTTTGTGGGGGGTTTTTGTCGCGGAACTGGTTGTTAATTTAATCCTTGTACAAGATCGTTCGCGCTATTTGCTGCATAACTGGTTAAGTGTATTAATTGTATTGGTTGCGGCGCCGTGGATATCCTGGCAAGGGGACTGGGCGTTAATCTTCAGGGCTTTACGTTTGGTGCTGTTTCTGCGCTTTGTGTCGACCTTTTTTCAAGATGTGTTACTTTTGTTAAAACGCAATCGTTTTGGACAGATTCTTTCTGGGTTTGCTTTTTTGGTCATCGGCTCGGGTGGCATCTTCTCCTATATCGAACAACGTCCGATTATTGATGGTATTTGGTACGCACTCGTGACGATTACCACCGTTGGCTACGGTGATGTGGTGCCTCTTACCCAAGAAGGGCGGATTTTTGGTTCAGTGCTTATTGTTTTTGGAGTGATGTTCTTTTCGTTGGTTACGGCGAACTTCTCTGCGTTTTTAATCGGTTCGGATCAGCGTAAATTGGAGCGCGAGATACTGAATTATGTGCGCCAAACTGAAAAACGCTTGGCTACTCAAAGTCTTCAGAATGAGAAGCATGTCGAGAGCATTATGTTGCACTCGACTCAGCAAATCGATCGCTTAAAAGAGGAGTTGCACCGTTACCGCGCGTTGGAGGAGTATTTGTTGGATATGCAGCAAAAAGCCGATCCAGTTCCGGAGGAATTTACCACTTTGAAAGAATCGAGTGATCAGCCTTCTATTAGTAATGAAGGGCGTGCTAATCCATACTCCCACGTTGGCCCATCGCCATTTAGTTCGCCGCATCTTAGTGCGCTTCAAGACATTGAGCATGAACTGCTGTCTGTTAAACGCAAATTAAGGTAA
- a CDS encoding cell division protein ZapA: MIEINMMGHRFKFQCEDDERTRLVEAANMVETQMLKLPKESRNERNLLMVSINIAYELLQLKDEAYHNASDMKAKIDAIHAILTNAIEQQTQQSSTETSVN, translated from the coding sequence ATGATCGAAATCAATATGATGGGGCATCGTTTTAAATTCCAATGTGAAGATGACGAACGAACTCGCCTTGTAGAAGCCGCCAACATGGTTGAAACACAAATGCTGAAGTTACCCAAAGAGAGTCGTAACGAACGAAATTTATTGATGGTTAGCATTAATATCGCTTATGAATTGCTTCAACTTAAAGATGAGGCTTATCACAACGCGTCAGATATGAAAGCCAAAATTGATGCTATTCATGCGATTTTAACCAACGCGATTGAGCAACAAACACAACAATCGTCAACCGAAACCTCCGTTAATTAA
- a CDS encoding 5-formyltetrahydrofolate cyclo-ligase, producing MLYALFLTHVLANIATLVIKINNVSLLFMPSTPTTFSKDLRQQLRHQRRQLTSATQQQHAQQALKNAQQLLASNAFNHPQNIALFISQDGELSSQNLIQYLWQNTSHRVYLPVLQQHSEQPMTFALYRPDSQLKNNRFHIPEPFNTSTISASQLDWVFTPLVAYDDSGNRMGMGGGFYDRTFAFKQHQHKNTKPHLIGWAHSLQKITTLPTQPWDIPLCGVINEIQLEWFYGREPLND from the coding sequence GTGCTATATGCTTTATTTCTTACCCATGTCTTGGCAAATATCGCTACACTAGTGATTAAGATTAATAACGTCTCTCTGCTATTTATGCCTTCAACGCCGACTACATTCAGCAAAGACCTACGCCAACAATTACGCCATCAACGTCGTCAATTAACCTCAGCCACACAACAGCAGCACGCACAACAAGCCCTAAAAAATGCACAACAACTGCTTGCCTCGAACGCCTTTAATCATCCACAAAACATCGCTCTCTTTATCTCTCAAGACGGTGAATTAAGCAGTCAGAATTTGATTCAATATTTATGGCAAAACACTTCTCATCGTGTCTACTTACCGGTTTTACAGCAGCACAGCGAACAACCAATGACATTTGCGCTCTATCGACCTGACAGCCAACTCAAAAACAATCGCTTTCACATTCCAGAACCATTCAATACAAGCACTATAAGCGCAAGCCAACTCGACTGGGTTTTCACCCCTTTAGTGGCGTATGACGATTCCGGCAATCGAATGGGCATGGGTGGCGGCTTTTATGACCGAACCTTTGCGTTTAAGCAGCACCAACACAAAAATACCAAGCCGCATTTAATTGGCTGGGCACACAGCTTGCAAAAAATCACCACACTGCCAACGCAACCGTGGGACATTCCACTTTGTGGTGTTATTAACGAAATACAACTCGAATGGTTCTACGGCCGTGAACCATTGAACGATTGA
- a CDS encoding aminopeptidase P N-terminal domain-containing protein, translated as MHAPVLNRQTLFSRLKDNSAVLVKSGEELIRNRDVEFPFRAHSDFFYLTGFSEPDALLLMSKIDGEERTTIFLRPKNLEQEIWQGRRLGVESAPATLQVDQAYSIEELDEWLPELLIGSEQLLVSFSDFSEWAEIIAPLIEQLKKQVRKGVDSPTTLFDLDVLLHEQRLIKNHREIELMRKAAQISVQGHLAAMAVAASANSERTVQIALENAFYQHGAQRVAFNSICASGENACILHYTENNAPLQSNALLLVDAGAEYHGYAGDITHTFPPSGKFSTEQAALYSLVLKAQQAVIQMIKPGVLYGDLHQTTLRILTAGLLDLGLLKGDLTTLVADKAYTEFFMHGTGHWLGMDVHDVGKYKIDGEWRPLEVGMVLTVEPGLYVSDRHQNVSAKWHNIGIRIEDDVLVTEKGCEVLTAGLPRTVAEIEQWFVEHSHK; from the coding sequence ATGCACGCACCTGTCTTAAATCGCCAGACTTTATTTAGCCGCTTAAAAGATAACAGCGCTGTATTGGTTAAGTCCGGCGAAGAGTTAATACGTAATCGCGATGTTGAGTTTCCTTTTAGGGCGCATAGCGACTTTTTCTATCTAACAGGATTCAGTGAGCCAGATGCCTTACTATTGATGAGTAAAATTGATGGCGAGGAACGAACGACTATTTTTTTGCGCCCAAAAAATTTAGAGCAAGAAATCTGGCAAGGGCGGCGTTTAGGCGTGGAATCCGCCCCCGCCACGTTACAGGTCGATCAGGCCTATTCCATCGAAGAATTAGATGAATGGTTGCCGGAGTTGTTAATCGGCAGTGAGCAGTTGCTCGTCAGCTTTAGTGATTTTTCCGAATGGGCGGAGATCATTGCGCCTTTGATTGAACAACTTAAAAAGCAAGTGCGCAAAGGCGTGGATAGCCCGACCACTTTGTTCGATCTTGATGTTCTATTGCACGAACAGCGTTTAATTAAAAATCATCGCGAAATTGAGTTAATGCGTAAAGCGGCGCAGATTTCGGTGCAAGGGCATTTGGCGGCGATGGCTGTGGCAGCAAGTGCCAACAGTGAGCGCACGGTGCAAATCGCGCTGGAAAATGCTTTTTATCAGCATGGTGCGCAAAGAGTGGCTTTCAATTCAATCTGCGCCAGTGGTGAAAACGCCTGTATTTTGCATTACACAGAAAACAATGCGCCTCTACAAAGCAATGCTTTGCTACTGGTTGATGCTGGTGCAGAGTATCACGGCTATGCGGGGGATATTACGCATACTTTTCCGCCGTCAGGTAAGTTCAGTACTGAACAAGCGGCGCTTTACAGCTTGGTATTAAAAGCGCAACAAGCGGTTATCCAAATGATTAAACCTGGTGTGCTTTATGGCGATTTGCATCAGACTACCTTGCGGATTTTGACCGCTGGGTTGTTGGATCTGGGGTTGCTAAAAGGCGACTTGACGACGCTTGTCGCGGACAAGGCTTATACCGAATTTTTTATGCACGGCACTGGCCACTGGTTGGGAATGGATGTGCATGATGTTGGTAAGTATAAAATCGATGGGGAATGGCGTCCGCTGGAAGTTGGTATGGTGCTTACCGTTGAACCTGGTTTGTATGTTTCGGATCGGCATCAGAATGTGTCTGCAAAATGGCACAATATTGGGATTCGAATCGAAGACGATGTATTGGTTACCGAAAAAGGGTGTGAAGTGTTAACTGCCGGTTTGCCGCGTACTGTGGCAGAGATTGAACAGTGGTTTGTTGAACATTCGCACAAATGA
- a CDS encoding FAD-dependent oxidoreductase: MATQADIYQQVWDVVVVGGGMVGAAAALGLAKNGFSVLVLEQQAPNMDWNRQTPVGIRVSALTRASENILRNLNVWSFIVQNRHHPFRSMHVWDAFSSAEVTFNAAEIGEANLGYIIENDLIQSALWQGFAREPNLAVSLGSKIIDLQLPNADDAIAKLSLDNDKTLQARLVIAADGGRSQIRQLANIGLNRQDYDQCAVVGIVKTELPHQDTCWQRYTENGPFAYLSMGNNYSSIAWYLPIEKQQWALSLSDAEFAQALGKASDYRLGQVVEVGQRGAFPLIRQHSNHYVKHGLALIGDAAHTIHPQAGQGVNLGLLDAAALVDVLSAAKQANRDFSTLACLRKYERWRRGDNALVQRSMEWFAWFYQDNALKNGVRQGVLPIVNHFKPGKNWLMEQALNGREALPSLAQLYAI, translated from the coding sequence ATGGCTACGCAAGCAGACATTTATCAACAAGTATGGGATGTGGTGGTGGTTGGTGGCGGCATGGTTGGTGCTGCAGCGGCTTTAGGTTTAGCTAAAAACGGTTTTTCGGTTTTGGTTTTAGAGCAGCAAGCGCCCAATATGGATTGGAATCGACAAACGCCTGTCGGGATTCGTGTTAGTGCCTTGACCCGGGCCTCAGAAAATATTTTGCGAAACTTGAACGTTTGGTCATTTATTGTTCAAAATCGCCACCATCCGTTTCGATCAATGCACGTTTGGGATGCCTTTAGTTCAGCGGAGGTCACTTTCAATGCAGCTGAAATTGGCGAAGCGAATTTGGGCTATATCATTGAAAATGATTTGATTCAGAGTGCGCTTTGGCAGGGCTTTGCTCGAGAGCCGAATTTGGCTGTATCACTGGGCAGTAAGATCATCGATTTACAATTGCCAAATGCTGATGATGCGATTGCTAAGCTCAGTTTAGATAACGATAAAACATTGCAAGCCCGGTTGGTGATTGCCGCCGATGGTGGACGTTCGCAGATTCGTCAGCTTGCGAATATAGGCTTAAATCGGCAAGATTATGATCAGTGTGCAGTAGTTGGTATTGTTAAGACGGAATTGCCGCATCAGGACACGTGTTGGCAGCGTTATACCGAAAACGGCCCTTTTGCGTATCTGTCTATGGGGAATAATTACAGCTCTATTGCTTGGTACTTACCCATTGAAAAGCAGCAATGGGCGTTATCGTTGAGTGATGCAGAATTTGCTCAAGCGCTTGGTAAAGCCTCTGATTATCGATTGGGTCAGGTTGTTGAGGTCGGTCAGCGCGGCGCGTTTCCTTTGATTCGCCAGCATAGTAATCATTATGTAAAACACGGTTTGGCTTTAATCGGCGATGCGGCACACACGATTCATCCGCAAGCTGGACAAGGAGTGAATCTTGGGTTGTTGGATGCGGCTGCACTTGTCGATGTTTTAAGTGCTGCGAAACAAGCGAATCGGGATTTTTCAACATTGGCTTGCTTGCGAAAATATGAGCGTTGGCGCCGCGGAGATAATGCGTTGGTGCAGCGCTCGATGGAGTGGTTTGCTTGGTTTTATCAAGACAATGCGCTTAAAAATGGTGTTCGCCAAGGGGTGTTGCCTATCGTTAATCACTTTAAACCTGGCAAGAACTGGCTGATGGAACAAGCGTTGAATGGTCGTGAGGCTTTGCCCAGTTTGGCGCAGTTGTATGCCATTTAA